DNA sequence from the Lachancea thermotolerans CBS 6340 chromosome H complete sequence genome:
GTCAAGAAAAGTAATTCTTCTCTTAGAGATAGGGGTTTCAACTTGGAAAGCGCCCACATGTTGTGTTATTCCGCCGTGTTCCTTTGATACGATTGAAGATTTGCGCAGGTAGTCCAAAATCGTAGTTTTACCGTGATCTACATGCCCCATAATGGTGACAATAGGCGGTCTTTTCATTAGGTTCTTTGGGTTGACAGGGGACTTCAGTTCATCGTATACAGTTTCTGGGGTTAGTACAGACGTTTGCTCTTCAACCTTGTAATTGTAGCTCGACAGCACTAACTCGACGTATTCCCTAGAAAGAATATAGTTGTGTGTAACGTTGGTGAAGCCCATTTTCGTTAAATCGCGtatcagcttttcaattttgatgtTTGTCATGTTGGAGAGGTCACTTACAGACGTATAGTTAGGTATCTTGAACGTTACAGGCTTGAGATCATTCTTTCTGGACGAGGTCCTTTTAGCATAATTTCTGGTACTGCCAAGTGCCCAGCTTAACGAGGGCGACTGCTGAACGGATGGTATTAACCGGCGGCATGTAACATGTACAATGCTTAAGCGGCGAAGCATGCGAGAACTTGTGCGACTTGTAACTTCTTTTGGTCTTCAACGCGCGCTGCACAATATATTAGAGAAACTCGTTAACTAATGTTCATTGCATCACGTGAGATCATGGAACGCTGTAGGTTTAGGTTTCGATGACATGTACTGGCACGATTTTACTAAGCTGATACCGCTTTAGGCGTAAGAGCTGATCAAAGCCTAGATTCCCGAACATTTCCACTTCATAGACTTCATAAATTTGTTGTTTCTTTCCAGGTGTTTTATAAAGTTTACCGACTACTCGTTTTAAACAAAATGAATACAAGTTTTCCAACATTGCGCTTCATCAAGTACTCTGCGGTAGCGGGGCCATGGAAGCTCTATTGAAGATGTCGATAACTTTATCTACTCATACGTCTTAAGAGTTTCGATCCAACCGAAACTAATCAACGTAAGTTTCCTTGCTCAAGCGCGGACGGAAGATTTGACTCAGAGCAACGGGAAATCCTTCTTGCCTACAATAAATTTACAAGATTTGTCGGGAGCGGCTGTCTAGTGATAAAAGTTAGCAGCGGCTCGACTCACCAAATATTTAATTCAAGGCCTTGCGCACCAACTTGACAAATGTAGCTGATTAAGAAAAGTTTGCATAGATTCCCGAACCATCAAGTACCGTACTGTGTCCCCTTTGGCACAAGCGGAGAGATCCATATGCTAAACTTGATTGGCACATCTGGAGTGTCTAACTCAAGACCATGTAAGTGCCGAGTTTGAGTGCGACTATGAAACACACCGAGCTTTTCCCTTCAATGTTGTATACAGGGCGAAAAAGCTGGAATGTCGACAATCTTCTCAAATAAAGCGTGAAAATCCGCGCCATACCCAGGAAGAAACGCTTAGCTTGGAGGAAAAGATCCCCTCAAGCCCATGATAACAGTTGTGTATTCTACGAATcaatgctgctgctgtaTCCTAGGGTGAGCACTTTCAAAACGTGCCCCACTATTAATGGCATTTAGACGTCCGCTTAGCAAGTAGCCGCTCTTTCACCACTTATTTTCTAAGGATTTAACAAAAAGTGAACTGGCTATTGAGATTTAGGCGGCTTGCTGCTGCAACCTCCCTTTGTTGCAACATTCCTCCACGAAAACTCCAACACGCATCCCAAAAAAATGGCATCGAGCATATTTCTCATTAACGCAGCACTTCGTAATTACTCAATTGCGCCATTCTTTATTAAAACATGCGTTATCTCTGAGGGCCGTGCACCATAACAGATTTTATAAACGAGATCCGATGACGGAGTTCTCAGCTGTGtgcgaaaaaaaaaaagctccGTAATGTCAACACGCGAATAAGTTTGACAGCACCGCATAGTAGGTGTGAAACTTTGCTCCCACGTAAAGGAGATCTTCTCCCGTTTGCTTATGCAGAACACAATCTGCAGTCTTGGTCGATTCTCAGGTCAGCGCAAGAATCCCTAAAGGTGTGCAAGCTGCGTCCATCATTTTACAAAAGCCTATGCAACTTCGCAAGCGAGCATTCAAGAAACGAAAACTATTCAACATGTCCGTTGCAAGTGTATCACCAAGTACCTCCATTGCTGAACCGGCGCCCTTCATGTCCGTGGGTTTTCCCGCCTCTTCGGACAAGCTCTATAAACGGCGCTAGCATGCAGATCTGCCGCATCTattttttctgtttttttttttagaagaaaaagctcgcCACTCCGACTTAGGCAGATGGTCTCGAGATGCCAAATTTGACCGGGTTGCCCTGGTAATGTTTTTTCGACGCGCTCAGATCTCGAGAAAACATATTCTTCAGGTATTTTTCGTTTTACGAGGGCTTGATCGACCCAAGAGGAGGTCAGAGACTTGCAGTTAAGTGCTCGCCCGTTCATCACTTAACGAAGGATCCATGGTTGAGCGAAGAGATGCTAGAGGTCAATTTAAATCATGGGTGCGGTTTGAATAAATGATGTTACTTTCAGGTAATCGCTGCCCTTTCAGTGGTTCTACCACTGCCCCGAAGCGGTGATAGTTATTCGAGACCCGCTGCCGTTTTTTCGTTGCTAATGGAttaaagaagttttctttgagagttAAAAAGCGAGCGGTCTTCAGCTGGCCTTTTGATAGCCATTCTAAATCTAAGTTTTCCAAGAATAATGGGAAGAATACTTAGGTTTCTTGCAAATCCGGGCTCCAGGCCCGACGTTTCACAGAGGGCACCATTGATTGGCAGTACAGATGAGGCAATTGCGCAATATAAAACACCCTTTGATGGCGTCCAGGCTATCAACTCCGATAGCGATGAAAGTTCGGTTGGTGAGCTCGGTGACGTTGAGGTGAAAAAGGAGGGCTGCATCATTACAAGCCATGGGTTCACGGGTCTTCAAAAGGGACTGTCGGACCGCTTGCTAGATAGAGTGGTGCTTTTTGCGGGTTCGCAGATTGTCTTTTTTCTAATGTGGGTTATTATAATTATCTGGATTGTCATTGGGATTGTGTATAATGCCCCTGAAAACTGGCAGGTGGTTATGCAAGACGGCCAATCCCTTCAAAGTTATATCTGGGACACACTGCTAATGAGACAGCAGCTAATCAGCGCGCATGACCATGTTAATGTTTGTGCGATTTTGAGATCCCGCCTCAGGACTTTCAAAAGGCTGTGTAAATCTTATAACCCTACACATAccaaggaagaagaaggagatgACACTGTGGAATCCCGTACGTATTGTGTTGAGTCTGTTCCTGCCGACATCAAGGGATGTTTGCCAGTTGAAGGCTGGTACGACCGACTATCGTCCTTCGCGGGAAAAATCATTGGATCTCTGTCTTTTATGATTATTTTCTGGACTGGTATTTTTGTGTGGATAGGCTGCGGTGCCTTACCCCTTGACGCCGGTAATGAGCCTCCATACACGGGAAGGCTTTCTGGTTCGAACCCCGAACTGAAAAAGTTTAGTGATAGGTGGCAGCTGTATATCAACACTGCCACAGCTGtggttcttcttgtttgtACTATGTTTTTGCAAAACATCAGAGCTAGGCACGAGAAGTTCATTACCAAAGGGTTGGCTGCGGTTTTCGATATTGATCAAGAAATTGAGCAGTACTTGAGAGCCGAGACTGGCGACGTTACAACTCCAAATGATGTTGTGACAATACACACGAAAAAGAGGTCGATCGGAGAAAAGGGTATTGATTGGTATGCAGATATCATTGGAACTGGAATTGGCATTTTCATTGCGGCTGCGGCAATTGGGACTTGGTTAGGTATCGGCCACTTGATGGATTGGAATTCGGATTGGTGGCTAATCATCGGTACATACACAGGCTTGATTGGGTTTTTAGATGGCTTTGTGCTGAGACAAGTCTACTTTCGTATTGTTAGCCACGAGCAGGAAAATTATGACACTGTTGCccaagaagatcttgaatTGTTTCAAAGCTTAGGTATCCATTGCCCTGATGAACTTATAGTCGATCATGAGTCAAATGTCAAGAAGACGATTcccttcaaaatttcaCTTTTCATCAATAACGTATGCTCATCTCAATGGAGTGTCTTGGGATCCATCATAATAATAGTCGCTCTCATTGCCATCGCCTCGGGGCTTCACTGGAGTACTACTGGTCAGCTGATAGCAAACACTCCTACTATGATTATAGAAGCATTTTTTATGATTGTCCTCATTCAAGCGCACACTTGGGCcgatcaaagaagaagaattGACGTATCTTCTTTGTTTGCGAGAAGATGCATACTTCGCTCGCATGTCAAAGGGAAACGTCAATAAAATTAATGGCATCATTTGGTTTTTGTATGGAGATATATGGCTTCGAAGTCTTTTGTACTTTTAGGGTTCTAAGTTTTTTGTTAATCAATAGTCTCTATTGATGAGTATCCCTCTAACATTAATTATCGTCTTTATTACATGGAATTGATTTCGGTATGAGATTTATTATCACGTATAGGCACTTAAACCCAGTcagactttttgatgaccTGTAAAAATTCATAGTGTGTTTAACACTGTTTCCCTGTTGTTCATTGAACACCTCAACCGTGCAAGGAAGTCGTCGCGAGTCAAATATGACCCGCATAACCTCCTATACCCGGTGAACGCATTTCTAGCATGAAGCACTCTCCaattatcaaaaactaAAATTTGGCCAGGTTTCAGCTGAAATTGAACGTAATACTTTGGATCATTCACCAACGAATTGAAGCGGAACAATGCTTCATAAACTTGGCCCATAGGAAATTTACACGGCAGCGGGATTTTTGGAGATCTGTCACTATTATTCCAACGACACTGAAGCAATTCTAACTCCTTTGAAACGGTAAGAACGGGAAATTGGTCCTGTATATAGAAGGAACCTTCTTCCCCAGCTTGATGAAACGACAGCGGCTGCGTTGTAAGTACGTCAAGAGTGCATCTCCAACTTTCGTCCTCTTTCGCCAGGCTAACGAGAACCTCTAACACTTTAGAGACATCAACAATACGGGTCTCGCCCCCTTTACCCCTTGAATGTTCTAACAAATGAAACAGCTGTAAGCCAGGGGGCTCGTTCCAGTAATTTCCATCTGTGTGCATGTTGATGGCTAACGAAGTATACGCAGTGTCCTTTTTAGCCAAATCAGAAGTAAAGTCCCAGACCCCTAGGTCATAGTGAGTTGGCCTGATGATAGAAATGGTCTCCGAAACTTCCTTCGTTGCCTCTAAGGAAATAGGCACCTCATCGACAAAAGCAAAGCCGTAAACATAAATATCTTGCAATACCTTTGGCGCACATTCAGTCATTTGATAGAATTTATTGTTGTTAAGCTTCTGATGCAGCTGCTCAAACGTCTCAGCATCCCAGGTCGATCTTTCAGGTAGGAGCGCTTTGGAGGGACGGAGAGGGGGCGCATACGAGTGAACTAGAAGCCACTCTTTACTAAATCTCGATGTGTGACCTTCAGCCCATGAGCACACTAGCAGCTCGCCAACCTGAAACCTTGTACTTACAAAATATTCTCGAGCAGCCGTATCTTTTCCAATACAGCAGCCACTTTGCGTAATGCCATTATCGCCAAATATGTCAACAATCCGCTGTTTGGTATCCGGGTGCAGACAATCTTGACAGGTGCAGTtgtctctcaaaaatattaaGTTGAAGCATGTTTTGAGAGCAGAATCGAACTCGATCACGATATAAGCATCAAAGGGCGAACCGGTTAGGACGCTTTCTAGCAACCTCAGCATTTTCAGTTTTCTTGTCTCTGATTCGAGCTACCATCCTGAAAAGTGGGTTCCTTTTAGAAAAGCCCATCTCAAGGGGTCAAAGCCTTTTTTGTGGGGTTAAACTATAAAAATACGCGTACCAACAAAATTCATTATTGATTTGGTCATTAGCTATATAAGCATAGAATCCATCACTAGCAATCCCGAAGCATGTCTGGTATCCGTTCGGCATCATTAGATCATTCGTTAAACAAGTGTAGTCTGTCGTAAATATCTTTTTTGTAGTCCTCAAACTTTGAGGATGACCGCTGATATAAAGAAGGCCTTTGGGAGCTGCTTTGATCAACGACATCACTTTTGTTGCCTTCGCCGCAGAAGGTTATGCCATTGGTGTTCACAGGTCTCTGCGATCGAGGCTGAGATCGAGGTTGTGACTGAGACTGTGACATTAAATCTAAATCTCTACTAGAATCTTGCGCAGAAACAAACTTTGGACCTGCTTGAGCACAATCATATCGATAAAAGGCATCCCCGTCCCGCAGGTTCTCGGATTTCTCCTGTAAATCACGCTTGAAGAATTGCTCATTCATGGGTTTTGTGCCACGGCCTTCAATGATACTTAGGTCATTTGCGACAGCCGCCGGTAGGCGACGTTCTATTTCCAGAGCATCTGAATAATTTGTGGAGCGCCTTCTCAACAAAGGATTGGCTCTTTTTGTCTTGTCGCTGGTTTCGCTCGATCCGAAATTTAAAAGGTCCGGCGTCTCCCTGTACTTTGGGGCCTCTTCGAGCTTGGTGAAGTCTTCCGAGGAAGACGAATAGCCGCTATCTGTATTTCCTGACATTCTATGGTGCCGTCTAATAATAAAGAAGCGCTTGTGGTACGGACTAGCGTAGTAAAGCTACAGGCTGTGACACTTCAGAGGCTCATGCTTTTTATACTGTGGGGCCCATAAAGGTACAATCTAGATCGTTTTTCACGATATTGAATATGTCACCAGTGACAAGCTCAACGTGTTCCAAGACTTTAAGTCCCCTAGCCCAGTCAGCAATTTGGTGCTGCGTTGCAGTAGCCTGGGGCTCAGCGGACAGGAGCTTTTGAACCCTGTCTTGTACGCGCGGACATAAGTGCTCAACAAACCAGGTAGCATCACGGATTCTTATATTTGGCCACGCAAGCTCAAGCACTTTTGTGAATAGCTCTGCGGCTGCTTCCTTGATTGAGGATTCATCTTTAAAGCCCCTCTCCGCACACTCTTGTAAGATGACGCATTGTGCTGTATAGGATAGGTCTAATTGTTGAAGCAGTGTATAACAGTTTAGTCTAAATGACACACCGTCGTCAATAGCCTGTTTCATGTTTCCTACCTTGATGGTGCGaatgaaagctttgtttgGTTTAAGGTGGGGCCATACCATTTGCGCAATATGATCATGTAGGTGGTGGACCTCAGACCTTTTTGCAGCCGAAGCAGCCGCGTCGATGGCAAGCTGGTACTGTTCGAGATCAGCGACCTCCAGGTTGAGGTGATGGTTCAACACTTCGACTAGACAATTTGCGGTGTTCTCATTGATATGCTCTGCATCTTTTATGATAGTGTTGGCTAGTATCAGAGGTGCGTTTGAAGGCAGAATGGATGATTCAGTAAAATACGCTATTCGTTTTTGTACCGACGGCAATGAAGGGAGTACTTCTAAAACATTTAAAGGCATTTTATCAATTGGCAAGCGGTCTGCTGCCTTCGGAAGTCTCGAAACGACATGAGGCAGGTTAATCGCCTTTTCGCCAATTAGCTCAAGGAGCGCATCTTCATTCAGGTTGGGAGATTCTAGTCTATCTATGACGTATTGCGGTATTTGTAGTGGAAGTAACCTTAAAAGCTGAAGACATAGCTTCGGGGCCAGCGCCgcttcatcgtcttcttcgtcttcaaaTTCGTACTCGTTGTCCTCGTCTCCACTCACGTCAGACAGCTGCTTTAGGTAACTATCCTGTGTTGGATCCTCATCTTCCAAAGGCGGCTGGTTCATTTCAGAAGCACTTGAAAGAATTGTGCAGCACCTCCCGAAAAGAGCATCTGCGAGTGTGGATTTCATTGGGGAAGCGGCCTCAATAGCAGGCTGCTGGAGCCACACAGAAAGGTTTGCTAGGGTCAAGCACACAGTCTCTGTGAGAGGCTGCTGGAGAAGCAATTGGACGAGTTCGCCATAACATAACCTAAAGGCCGCATGTTCTTGAGTGATTTGTGAAAGTAACCTCGCATGAGCCTCCGTGAAGGGACCGGCTTGTTTTAGACATTGCAAAATAACATTCGGTGAAACCCTGCCAGTGGCAATTTGCATGGCATTCATTGCAGTCAGGCGGCCATCTTGAAGCGCTAGCATGTATAACCGAGCGTACCATGTCTCTATCACATGTAGATCTTCAGAAAGCTGGATAAGCAATCCCAAAGTTTCCCACGCCAAGTACGGCCGCTCGAGCATCCTCTGGAAGCAATTACAATATATATCCAAAGGCTGTGGTGAGACCAGGGGAGATTTGAACGTAGAAAGCACGTTTCTTAGTGATTGCAAAACTTGGGGCCTGTCCTGTGGCTCATTTGGGGAGACCTCTTGACGCGCTAGTTCAAGATTCTCAGGCGGAAAGCGCAGTCTTTGGCAAAGCGGTAATATGATGCAGGGCTCCGTTTCCAGCGGGTGCAGAGCCGCAACATGCGGGAATACTTGGGTCGAAACAAGCTCAACTATTGCCGTGTCCCGGTCGCTGAGTGCAGGAATCAGCACACGTGATACTAatccttgaagttgaacGTCCGACCAGCGGTCGCGCGCATTGAGTATGTGCTCCCGAAGTGCCATGTACCGCAGGTCATGGTCCTGGGTGCTGAAATACTGGTCGATAATGTCAGAAAGAAGCATACTTGCCAACTTTTTGCCCTTTTCTAGAGCTTGGACTGGCGTGAGATTCGCCAACCTAATCTAATCAAAAGATTACCGTGTATGGTGAGCTGTTCGGATTCTTGAAGGCCGGTGTAAATTCCTTCAATGATTGCGATTGGACTCAGCACGTGCTCCGAAAAACTCTTTCTCAGCATCTGTATAGTAATGCTGGCGAACGGGGTCTCAGCGGCTAAGGTCCTTGAGCGCTGATCTCAGGCATATGCAGAGCCCCGGCGAACCTTCCAGAGCCGAGTAGTATTGGatctttctctttcacGTCATATTGCAACTGCATACGCCTTGCGCGAACATCTTCCATGGCCACACGCTAACGGTGGATATGCTCTTCCTAGAATGTGCAAGGTCAACCTGCCCAAGTTTTACTTGCCGGATCCATTTTCCCATACGTCGAAATGTTCCTGGGTTGATCTCTGGGCGGTTCAGCCAGGGTGCTTCGGTAATATAGCTTGAACCAGTGAGCGATTTTAGGACCGTAAAcccaaagaaagaggacgTTCCAGCTGAAATGTTGAGGGCTACAGAAGTGGCCTGGTCCCATATCACTAATTCAGGACTCGAGTTTTGGAGCGACATGGCGAAGAGCGGACCACGTAAGAGGCTAAACATCGTCGCTGcaatcaaagaaaaacaacGATCAAGAGCTGTGCCAACATGATTGTAATTCACCTGCATGACTGTTCGCTATATTGCTTGTGAACGAAAGGCAACTGCCCACCCGCACCTTCGCATGGTTCGGGGTGCTAGCCGCTGGCAGCGGTAGTTCCGCCGTGTATCATGAGCCTCTCCTCCGCCTCGTGAAGCGGATGACGGTTCCATCAGCGCGAAGCGCCACAATGCTTGCACCCCAAGAAACAAGCCGCAGTGTGGCCACATGATCGATCAGTTATCGTGTCGCACGTGCCACGTCGAGCACTACTCTGTTTACGTCATCACGTCATGCCGGGTAAGATCACCCTACAGCTTCGTGTCTCAACAGCCAACTCGCAGTCAGCGCCCAAATGGAAGCCCGGCTTCGTTCAGCTTCCGCTCGTGCATGCGAGAACCTCGATGTCCGTGCTGGGCCTTATAGGGCGTCACTAAGAATTCGCCAAAGCGACGTCTGGAGACAAGCGGCTCAGGCTAGTTCTATAAGCGTTCCAGCAGGGTTGGGTGATTGAGAGACATCAGTGGCAGCAGAGGCGTCGCAAGAAGCATCAGAACCAGCAGTAGCGGATGGGGCGGGGACGCGTCTGCGCCAGAACAGGAGAGTGGTgagtggtggtggtggtggtgaGCCTTGGAAACTCTTGGAAATGGCAAAAATTGCATTACGGTTCGAGTGGGCAGGCCATGCTTGCGACAAGGGAAAAAGTATATAAGCAGGAGGTTGAAGAGGAAGTACATGAAATGGTTTAGGGTCTTCTAAGGCCAGAGCTCATACAAGCATTCGCACTCTCAGAACTCTAAAAATGTCTCTATCTTCCAAGCTAACTGTCAAGGACTTGAACGTCAAGGACAAGCGTGTCTTCATCAGAGTGGACTTCAACGTCCCATTGGACGGCCAGACCATCACCTCTAACCAGAGAATCGTCGCTGCTTTGCCAACCATCAAGTACGTGTTGGAGCAAAAGCCAAAGGTCGTCGTCTTGGCCTCCCACTTGGGTAGACCAAACGGTGAGAGAGTCGAGAAGTACTCTTTGAAGCCAGTTGCTGCTGAGCTACAAAAACTATTGGGCAAGGACGTCACCTTCTTGAACGACTGTGTCGGCCCAGAGGTCACCAAGGCTGTCAACTCCGCCGCCCCAGGCTCCGTCATCTTGTTGGAGAACTTGAGATTCCACATTGAGGAGGAGGGTTCCAGAAAGGTCGACGGTAAGAAGGTCAAGGCCGACAAGGCCGATGTCGAGAAGTTCAGAAAGGAGCTATGCTCTCTAGCTGACGTCTACGTCAATGACGCTTTCGGTACTGCTCACAGAGCCCACTCTTCCATCGTTGGTTTCGAGTTGGAGCAGAGAGCCGCCGGTTTCTTGTTGTCCAAGGAGTTGGAGTACTTCGGTAAGGCTTTGGAGAACCCAGCCAGACctttcttggccatctTGGGTGGTGCTAAGGTCGCCGACAAGATCCAATTGATCGACAACTTGTTGGACAAGGTCGACTCCATCATCATCGGTGGTGGTATGGCTTTCACCTTCAAGAAGGTCTTGGAGGGTACTGAAATCGGTAACTCCATCTTCGACAAGGCCGGTGCCGAGATCGTTCCAAAGTTGGCTGAGAAGGCCAAGCAAAAGAACGTCCAGATCGTCTTGCCAATCGATTTCGTCTGCGGTGACAGCTTCTCTGCTGACGCTCAAGTCAAGAACGTCACCGACAAGGAGGGTGTCCCACAAGGCTGGGAAGGCTTGGACTGTGGTCCAGAGTCCAGAAAGTTGTTCTCTGCTGCCGTCGCCAAGGCTAAGACCATCGTCTGGAACGGTCCTCCAGGTGTCTTTgagttcgagaagttcGCCGAGGGTACtcaagctttgttgaaggaCGCCGTCAAGGCCTCCGAGTCCGGTGCTACCGTCATCATCGGTGGTGGTGACACTGCCACTGTCGCCAAGAAGTACGGC
Encoded proteins:
- the FET4 gene encoding Fet4p (similar to uniprot|P40988 Saccharomyces cerevisiae YMR319C FET4 Low-affinity Fe(II) transporter of the plasma membrane), producing the protein MGRILRFLANPGSRPDVSQRAPLIGSTDEAIAQYKTPFDGVQAINSDSDESSVGELGDVEVKKEGCIITSHGFTGLQKGLSDRLLDRVVLFAGSQIVFFLMWVIIIIWIVIGIVYNAPENWQVVMQDGQSLQSYIWDTLLMRQQLISAHDHVNVCAILRSRLRTFKRLCKSYNPTHTKEEEGDDTVESRTYCVESVPADIKGCLPVEGWYDRLSSFAGKIIGSLSFMIIFWTGIFVWIGCGALPLDAGNEPPYTGRLSGSNPELKKFSDRWQLYINTATAVVLLVCTMFLQNIRARHEKFITKGLAAVFDIDQEIEQYLRAETGDVTTPNDVVTIHTKKRSIGEKGIDWYADIIGTGIGIFIAAAAIGTWLGIGHLMDWNSDWWLIIGTYTGLIGFLDGFVLRQVYFRIVSHEQENYDTVAQEDLELFQSLGIHCPDELIVDHESNVKKTIPFKISLFINNVCSSQWSVLGSIIIIVALIAIASGLHWSTTGQLIANTPTMIIEAFFMIVLIQAHTWADQRRRIDVSSLFARRCILRSHVKGKRQ
- a CDS encoding KLTH0H13574p (conserved hypothetical protein), with amino-acid sequence MLRLLESVLTGSPFDAYIVIEFDSALKTCFNLIFLRDNCTCQDCLHPDTKQRIVDIFGDNGITQSGCCIGKDTAAREYFVSTRFQVGELLVCSWAEGHTSRFSKEWLLVHSYAPPLRPSKALLPERSTWDAETFEQLHQKLNNNKFYQMTECAPKVLQDIYVYGFAFVDEVPISLEATKEVSETISIIRPTHYDLGVWDFTSDLAKKDTAYTSLAINMHTDGNYWNEPPGLQLFHLLEHSRGKGGETRIVDVSKVLEVLVSLAKEDESWRCTLDVLTTQPLSFHQAGEEGSFYIQDQFPVLTVSKELELLQCRWNNSDRSPKIPLPCKFPMGQVYEALFRFNSLVNDPKYYVQFQLKPGQILVFDNWRVLHARNAFTGYRRLCGSYLTRDDFLARLRCSMNNRETVLNTL
- a CDS encoding uncharacterized protein (some similarities with uniprot|P43598 Saccharomyces cerevisiae YFR017C Putative protein of unknown function); the encoded protein is MSGNTDSGYSSSSEDFTKLEEAPKYRETPDLLNFGSSETSDKTKRANPLLRRRSTNYSDALEIERRLPAAVANDLSIIEGRGTKPMNEQFFKRDLQEKSENLRDGDAFYRYDCAQAGPKFVSAQDSSRDLDLMSQSQSQPRSQPRSQRPVNTNGITFCGEGNKSDVVDQSSSQRPSLYQRSSSKFEDYKKDIYDRLHLFNE
- the LAG2 gene encoding Lag2p (some similarities with uniprot|Q92325 Saccharomyces cerevisiae YOL025W LAG2 Protein involved in determination of longevity) — encoded protein: MLLSDIIDQYFSTQDHDLRYMALREHILNARDRWSDVQLQGLVSRVLIPALSDRDTAIVELVSTQVFPHVAALHPLETEPCIILPLCQRLRFPPENLELARQEVSPNEPQDRPQVLQSLRNVLSTFKSPLVSPQPLDIYCNCFQRMLERPYLAWETLGLLIQLSEDLHVIETWYARLYMLALQDGRLTAMNAMQIATGRVSPNVILQCLKQAGPFTEAHARLLSQITQEHAAFRLCYGELVQLLLQQPLTETVCLTLANLSVWLQQPAIEAASPMKSTLADALFGRCCTILSSASEMNQPPLEDEDPTQDSYLKQLSDVSGDEDNEYEFEDEEDDEAALAPKLCLQLLRLLPLQIPQYVIDRLESPNLNEDALLELIGEKAINLPHVVSRLPKAADRLPIDKMPLNVLEVLPSLPSVQKRIAYFTESSILPSNAPLILANTIIKDAEHINENTANCLVEVLNHHLNLEVADLEQYQLAIDAAASAAKRSEVHHLHDHIAQMVWPHLKPNKAFIRTIKVGNMKQAIDDGVSFRLNCYTLLQQLDLSYTAQCVILQECAERGFKDESSIKEAAAELFTKVLELAWPNIRIRDATWFVEHLCPRVQDRVQKLLSAEPQATATQHQIADWARGLKVLEHVELVTGDIFNIVKNDLDCTFMGPTV
- the PGK1 gene encoding phosphoglycerate kinase (highly similar to uniprot|P00560 Saccharomyces cerevisiae YCR012W PGK1 3-phosphoglycerate kinase catalyzes transfer of high-energy phosphoryl groups from the acyl phosphate of 1 3-bisphosphoglycerate to ADP to produce ATP key enzyme in glycolysis and gluconeogenesis) encodes the protein MSLSSKLTVKDLNVKDKRVFIRVDFNVPLDGQTITSNQRIVAALPTIKYVLEQKPKVVVLASHLGRPNGERVEKYSLKPVAAELQKLLGKDVTFLNDCVGPEVTKAVNSAAPGSVILLENLRFHIEEEGSRKVDGKKVKADKADVEKFRKELCSLADVYVNDAFGTAHRAHSSIVGFELEQRAAGFLLSKELEYFGKALENPARPFLAILGGAKVADKIQLIDNLLDKVDSIIIGGGMAFTFKKVLEGTEIGNSIFDKAGAEIVPKLAEKAKQKNVQIVLPIDFVCGDSFSADAQVKNVTDKEGVPQGWEGLDCGPESRKLFSAAVAKAKTIVWNGPPGVFEFEKFAEGTQALLKDAVKASESGATVIIGGGDTATVAKKYGVVDKISHVSTGGGASLELLEGKELPGVTFLSNKA